Proteins from a single region of Dyadobacter fanqingshengii:
- a CDS encoding DUF4394 domain-containing protein, translated as MKISKMLRTVSGSSLLLAGLVFVNQACTEQTQLDSQPVPLVSQPNQIFYALTSDNKIYELNVQNPGTPIRTLTISAGLEPDEKLLGIDFRPATGQLYAVGNKNHIYTVNLRADINPGRVTVVSPVPFNPGISGPEVVGFDFNPTVDRIRLVTNTAQNLRLHPETNALVALDGYLKGYNDVKVAAAAYTNNVAGATTTQLYDIDPDVDKLFLQMPPNDGVLKEVGPLGMDIQDIGGFDIASGTNFAIASVKVNNIWELAEVNLTTGSLLKIGNLPAGKIIGIAMPTAPVAYAVDASNKLLIFNPMSAGTRIEKPITGLPQGVNIEGIDFRPTDGKLHALGSDGKLYSLDLATAASKALAPLHYLDDPNFKVMGTSFGFDFNPVADRLRIVSNTGQNLRINVSSGITLVDGALKLVAGPGTPFVNAAAYTNSFAGTTSTVLYDIDSESNSLFKQNPPNDGGLERIGALGVDVDAANGFDIGGTTGMAYALLTVGGNTGLYSINLTNGSATKVSDFAGSVKGFALGFGL; from the coding sequence ATGAAAATCTCTAAAATGTTGCGAACGGTCTCCGGAAGTTCGCTGCTTCTTGCTGGTTTGGTCTTTGTAAATCAGGCATGTACGGAACAAACACAGCTAGACAGTCAGCCGGTGCCGCTGGTGAGTCAGCCAAATCAAATTTTTTATGCATTAACAAGCGACAACAAGATTTATGAATTAAATGTACAAAACCCGGGTACACCTATCCGTACGCTCACGATCTCCGCAGGTTTAGAGCCGGATGAAAAATTATTAGGCATTGATTTCCGCCCCGCAACAGGCCAACTTTACGCAGTTGGTAACAAAAATCACATTTATACTGTAAACCTTCGTGCGGATATCAATCCGGGAAGAGTTACGGTCGTTAGCCCGGTTCCGTTTAATCCGGGTATATCAGGACCGGAAGTGGTTGGATTCGATTTCAATCCGACTGTTGACCGCATCAGGCTGGTTACCAACACAGCCCAGAATCTACGCCTGCATCCTGAAACCAATGCATTGGTTGCGCTGGACGGCTATCTGAAAGGCTACAATGATGTAAAAGTTGCGGCCGCGGCCTATACAAACAATGTGGCTGGCGCAACAACCACGCAACTTTACGACATTGATCCGGACGTCGACAAACTTTTCCTGCAAATGCCTCCAAATGATGGTGTTTTGAAAGAAGTGGGTCCGCTGGGCATGGATATTCAGGATATTGGCGGATTTGACATTGCATCGGGGACCAACTTCGCGATCGCATCGGTAAAGGTTAACAACATCTGGGAGCTTGCTGAGGTGAACCTGACAACCGGTTCTTTACTGAAAATCGGAAATCTTCCCGCTGGAAAAATTATTGGTATCGCAATGCCCACGGCTCCGGTTGCTTATGCAGTGGACGCTTCCAATAAACTTTTGATCTTCAACCCAATGAGTGCGGGAACACGCATTGAGAAACCAATTACAGGCCTGCCGCAAGGCGTTAACATTGAAGGAATTGACTTCCGCCCCACCGACGGTAAATTGCACGCTTTGGGATCTGACGGAAAACTGTACAGTTTAGACCTTGCAACGGCCGCATCCAAAGCGCTTGCACCATTACATTACCTGGACGACCCTAATTTTAAAGTAATGGGCACGAGCTTCGGATTCGATTTCAACCCGGTGGCGGACAGACTGCGCATTGTGAGTAACACTGGCCAGAACCTGAGAATCAATGTATCAAGCGGCATTACGCTTGTTGACGGTGCATTGAAGCTGGTCGCAGGCCCCGGAACCCCTTTTGTGAATGCAGCTGCCTATACGAACAGCTTTGCGGGCACAACCAGCACTGTATTGTATGACATTGATAGCGAATCCAATTCATTATTCAAGCAAAACCCGCCAAACGATGGAGGACTTGAAAGAATAGGCGCATTAGGTGTGGACGTTGATGCAGCCAACGGCTTTGATATCGGCGGCACTACGGGCATGGCTTACGCCCTGCTCACCGTAGGCGGAAATACCGGATTATATTCGATCAATCTGACAAACGGAAGTGCAACCAAAGTTTCTGATTTTGCAGGATCGGTAAAAGGATTTGCAT
- a CDS encoding DoxX family protein: MKLIGLYIMVALYVFTGTMHFLRPKGFMQIMPKYLPWHYELVLLSGACEIAFALLLLFPAARTAGAWMIIVLLVAVFPANIQMAISFYQKHNPYLWLALLRLPLQFLLIWWAWLYTRK, encoded by the coding sequence ATGAAACTCATTGGACTTTACATCATGGTCGCGCTGTATGTCTTCACCGGCACCATGCATTTCCTTCGTCCGAAGGGTTTTATGCAAATCATGCCAAAATATTTGCCCTGGCACTATGAGCTCGTTTTACTGAGCGGAGCCTGTGAGATCGCGTTTGCATTGCTTTTACTTTTCCCAGCAGCCCGCACAGCGGGTGCGTGGATGATCATTGTTCTGCTCGTTGCCGTCTTTCCTGCCAACATTCAAATGGCCATCAGTTTTTACCAAAAACACAATCCCTATTTATGGCTGGCGCTCCTTAGATTGCCTTTACAGTTCCTCTTGATTTGGTGGGCTTGGCTATATACCCGCAAATGA
- a CDS encoding ABC transporter ATP-binding protein, with translation MSIWQIFQRLQPYVKPYRKQIFFALFLTLLGAVTAQVNPWVLRYTVDSVQAMLDKKWGIVQGKELLIQISLILFVKEIVNSLIVFGQRYFGEKIRIKVSSDLAQEAVSRILTYSLSFYSDNDNQKGKLQTRIDRGVESLTKLIQNFFIDILPLFANSIVALAIMFSANFYVGSIALAILPIYFWISYKQAGDLQGVRRKLKRQRENKSSGLINLIESIIVIKSFVREIFEGQKQYQTQMELMETQLKTRRTNFAYDGIKSFIEQIGVVFIIILTAYLVLDQQMSIGAIMFHILLFNNVSAPIRQLHRIYDEMNDALTYSEGFFDILDADNAVEQSGQVVPERIKGDYVLKDVSFTYPNGTKALFNMDVNIKAGQTTALVGLSGAGKSTLINLLIGFYAPDSGTLTLDGLPLNDFDLPALRNSIGMVLQKNHIFKGSIAENIRYGQMNASHEELIEAARKAYLHEQIMELPAQYETDAQMLSGGQQQRIAIARLFLKNPPVIFLDEPTASLDAIATEQIKNSLDAIKEGRTVVIISHSLSQILDSDQIYVMKKGRIAEFGTHTELYEKEGVYREIFDASARSLNLDKMIEMLTKD, from the coding sequence ATGAGTATCTGGCAAATATTCCAGCGTCTGCAACCATACGTTAAGCCTTATCGCAAACAAATCTTCTTTGCGCTTTTTCTGACATTGTTAGGCGCTGTCACGGCACAGGTTAACCCGTGGGTTTTGCGTTACACCGTGGATTCAGTGCAGGCCATGCTGGATAAAAAGTGGGGAATAGTCCAAGGCAAAGAATTGCTGATCCAGATCTCTCTTATACTCTTTGTGAAGGAGATCGTCAACTCGCTCATTGTATTTGGACAGCGCTATTTTGGTGAGAAGATCAGGATCAAAGTTTCCAGTGATCTTGCGCAGGAGGCAGTAAGCCGGATTCTAACTTATAGCCTTTCCTTTTACAGCGACAATGACAATCAAAAAGGCAAGCTCCAGACCCGCATCGACCGCGGCGTGGAAAGCCTTACCAAGCTGATACAGAACTTCTTCATTGACATTCTGCCGCTTTTTGCGAATTCCATCGTCGCGCTGGCAATCATGTTTTCAGCCAACTTTTATGTAGGCAGCATTGCCCTGGCCATTTTACCGATTTACTTCTGGATCAGTTACAAGCAGGCTGGGGATTTGCAGGGTGTCCGGCGCAAGCTGAAAAGACAACGGGAAAATAAAAGCAGCGGACTGATTAATCTGATCGAGTCAATCATTGTCATTAAATCCTTTGTAAGGGAAATTTTTGAGGGACAAAAGCAGTATCAGACCCAGATGGAACTGATGGAAACGCAATTGAAAACCCGTCGTACCAACTTTGCTTACGATGGAATCAAAAGCTTTATTGAACAGATTGGCGTCGTATTCATCATCATTCTTACCGCGTATCTGGTTCTGGATCAGCAGATGTCCATTGGCGCCATCATGTTTCACATCCTGCTATTCAACAATGTCTCCGCCCCTATCCGCCAGCTGCACCGCATTTACGATGAGATGAACGACGCATTAACCTATTCGGAAGGATTTTTCGACATTCTGGATGCGGATAATGCTGTTGAACAAAGCGGACAAGTCGTTCCGGAGAGGATCAAGGGTGATTATGTGCTTAAAGATGTATCATTTACGTATCCTAATGGTACAAAAGCACTGTTCAACATGGATGTAAACATCAAAGCCGGGCAAACCACCGCACTGGTGGGTCTTTCAGGCGCTGGAAAAAGCACTTTGATAAACCTGCTCATCGGGTTTTATGCGCCCGATTCCGGCACATTAACGCTGGATGGCCTTCCGTTGAACGATTTTGACCTGCCGGCACTTCGCAATTCCATCGGGATGGTTTTGCAGAAAAACCACATCTTTAAGGGTTCCATAGCCGAAAATATTCGTTATGGACAAATGAACGCTTCTCATGAAGAATTGATTGAAGCAGCGAGAAAAGCTTATTTGCATGAGCAGATCATGGAATTGCCAGCGCAATATGAAACCGACGCGCAAATGTTGTCCGGCGGCCAACAGCAGCGCATTGCCATCGCAAGACTTTTCCTCAAAAATCCCCCCGTCATTTTCCTCGACGAGCCAACCGCAAGCCTCGACGCCATCGCGACAGAACAAATTAAGAACAGTTTGGACGCCATAAAAGAAGGCAGAACCGTCGTTATCATATCCCACAGCCTTTCCCAGATCCTGGATTCCGATCAGATCTATGTGATGAAAAAAGGACGCATCGCCGAATTCGGAACACATACTGAACTCTATGAAAAAGAAGGCGTATACCGGGAAATCTTCGATGCGTCTGCAAGAAGTCTTAATCTTGACAAAATGATCGAGATGCTCACAAAAGACTGA
- a CDS encoding DEAD/DEAH box helicase produces MTFEELNLTKPLLQALADLNYETPTTIQHKVFSVMMSGKDVCGIAQTGTGKTFAYLLPTLRQLEFSKDRLPQLLILVPTRELVVQVVEEVKKLSAYLTLQVVGAYGGGNIKVQMAELKNGADVVVATPGRLFDLALNGSLKTKAIKKLVIDEVDEMLNLGFRTQLKNILDLLPQKRQNLLFSATLTPEVEALMQTYFNNPVRIEAAPVGTPLDNIEQKAYYVPNFYTKVNLLDLLLEENEDMSKVLVFVATKKLADQLFGQLELGYLNKIGVIHSNKEQNHRFNTVKQFHEGNFRVLIATDIIARGLDVAEVSHVFNFDIPEVPENYIHRIGRTGRADKKGVAISFITEGEKEHQEQIEALMNYQIPVEELPENLRISEILTPDEEPQIYMKSIDLKLPKREAGGGAFHEKIDKNKKVNVRRNHAQEKMQKYGRPIKRSGKK; encoded by the coding sequence ATGACTTTTGAAGAATTAAATCTTACCAAACCTCTGCTGCAAGCCCTTGCGGATCTGAACTACGAAACGCCCACGACGATTCAGCATAAGGTGTTTTCGGTCATGATGTCTGGTAAAGATGTGTGCGGCATAGCGCAAACAGGAACGGGGAAGACATTTGCATACTTACTTCCTACACTTCGGCAGCTTGAATTTTCGAAGGACCGTCTTCCGCAACTGCTGATCCTGGTTCCTACGCGCGAGCTGGTGGTGCAGGTAGTAGAAGAAGTGAAGAAACTAAGCGCTTACCTGACATTGCAAGTGGTTGGGGCCTACGGCGGCGGTAACATTAAGGTGCAGATGGCCGAACTAAAAAATGGCGCAGATGTGGTTGTAGCAACGCCTGGAAGACTTTTCGATCTTGCATTGAATGGTTCTCTTAAAACAAAGGCAATTAAAAAGCTTGTTATTGACGAAGTGGACGAAATGCTGAACCTCGGCTTTCGCACGCAGCTGAAAAACATATTGGATCTTCTCCCACAGAAACGCCAGAATTTGCTCTTCTCCGCAACATTGACACCAGAAGTGGAAGCATTGATGCAGACCTATTTCAACAATCCTGTGAGGATAGAAGCTGCGCCGGTAGGCACGCCTCTGGATAATATTGAGCAGAAAGCTTATTACGTTCCTAATTTTTACACCAAAGTCAACCTGCTCGATCTACTGTTAGAAGAGAATGAGGATATGAGCAAAGTGCTCGTATTTGTGGCAACGAAGAAACTAGCGGATCAGCTTTTTGGCCAGCTGGAATTGGGTTACCTGAACAAGATTGGTGTTATACATTCCAATAAAGAGCAGAATCATCGATTTAACACCGTTAAACAATTTCACGAAGGCAATTTTCGCGTCCTGATCGCCACAGACATCATTGCCCGCGGATTGGACGTTGCGGAAGTTTCTCACGTATTTAATTTCGACATCCCCGAAGTTCCTGAAAATTACATTCACCGGATAGGCCGAACTGGTCGCGCCGATAAAAAAGGCGTCGCGATTTCATTCATCACAGAAGGTGAAAAAGAACACCAGGAACAGATCGAAGCGTTGATGAATTACCAGATCCCAGTCGAGGAACTGCCCGAAAATCTTAGAATCTCCGAGATTCTGACGCCGGACGAGGAACCTCAGATCTACATGAAAAGCATTGATTTAAAGCTGCCCAAAAGAGAAGCCGGCGGCGGGGCATTTCATGAAAAGATCGACAAGAACAAAAAAGTGAATGTAAGGCGAAACCACGCGCAGGAAAAAATGCAGAAATATGGCCGGCCTATCAAGCGGTCCGGCAAGAAATAG